A single region of the Neotabrizicola shimadae genome encodes:
- a CDS encoding entericidin EcnA/B family protein, translated as MKWIKVAAIFAALAGCNTVNGVGQDISGAAVTVQDWM; from the coding sequence ATGAAATGGATCAAGGTGGCGGCGATCTTCGCCGCCCTCGCAGGGTGCAACACGGTGAACGGCGTGGGCCAGGATATCTCTGGCGCCGCCGTCACGGTGCAGGACTGGATGTGA
- a CDS encoding helix-turn-helix domain-containing protein has translation MSDPTAIIRIARENGGETRVEPLNLGERVRELRKSRGWTLEQAASQAGLARSTLSKIENGQMSPTYEALKKLAEGLAISVPQLFTPPSRAQVMGRMATTRAGEGQPHLTTTYEHELLAGAMKSKKMLPYRTRVRARALEEFGGWVRHDGEEFLLVLTGIVRLYTEFYEPVDLRRGDSAYYDASMGHNVISLSDEDATILWVTSLA, from the coding sequence ATGAGCGACCCGACCGCCATCATCCGCATCGCCCGCGAAAACGGCGGCGAAACCCGCGTGGAGCCCCTGAACCTGGGCGAACGCGTGCGCGAGTTGCGCAAGAGCCGGGGCTGGACGCTGGAACAGGCGGCCTCCCAGGCGGGGCTTGCGCGCTCCACCCTCTCGAAGATCGAGAACGGCCAGATGTCGCCCACCTACGAGGCGCTGAAGAAGCTGGCCGAGGGTCTTGCGATCTCGGTGCCCCAGCTTTTCACCCCGCCGTCGCGGGCGCAGGTGATGGGCCGCATGGCCACCACCAGGGCGGGCGAGGGCCAGCCGCACCTGACCACGACCTACGAGCACGAGCTCCTGGCCGGGGCGATGAAGTCGAAGAAGATGCTGCCCTACCGCACCCGCGTGCGGGCGCGGGCGCTGGAAGAGTTCGGCGGCTGGGTCCGCCACGACGGCGAAGAGTTCCTCCTGGTCCTGACCGGCATCGTGCGGCTTTACACCGAATTCTACGAACCCGTGGACCTGCGCCGCGGCGACAGCGCCTATTACGACGCCTCGATGGGCCACAACGTCATCAGCCTGTCGGACGAGGACGCGACCATCCTGTGGGTCACGTCGCTCGCCTGA